A window of Benincasa hispida cultivar B227 chromosome 9, ASM972705v1, whole genome shotgun sequence genomic DNA:
TAAGTAATGAGTGAAACATTCTTTGGGAGAATGTGGTTCACAATGGTTTGGTTTCCTTTTTGGGATGGTGTAGTTTCTTGATGAGTTTCATAGGGTTTATATAGAAAAGTACCAATTGGCTTCCTGCAAGTTGGAGTAACATTTCGCTCAAATGGCAGGATAGGAAGattgatgaatgaatgaatgaggGCCACACAGCATTTGATTTTGTGATGCATGTGGCCGTCAATGAACTCTCAAGAAGATCAGATTCTcagagaaagaaataaaatctcCCTTTTTTTGCAGTTAATGACCTCATGGTAGGACAATTCTTTTGCTTGTCTTGTACAGTTGGCAAGTAGAATAAAAAGAGGGAGATGAAGCAAACAATATAGGATTAATTAGCAATAatatgcttatcatttaggatTAACACAAGGATATATGATGAAAGTGGAGTGGACCAGATGCACATGGGCAAAGGAAAATCAGAGCATAAGAAGCCAATTTTTAGATAGCTAAGGACCAAGATGAAGAGGTTCCATCAAGTCTCTCTGTATTCACATGCGCACCATGAATGGCTTAGGCCTTTGTGGCCTAGAAGAAACCCCTGCCATCACGTTCAAGTTATCTTCTTTTATCACCATTGACGAATTTTCTGTTCTAGACAAGTAGGCCCTTTTCCTCATCTGGAAAATCAACAGTTAACAAGTAATGTAATAGTTAAAGTTAAAACAGTTAAGATGGGAAATGGAAATGGAGAAGGGGTGAAAAATCATATCTTCTATTCCATTTGTAATAATTGTGCTATGATCCTGATCAACAAACTTCAGATGACTTGAGATTGTAAAGACTATCAATCATAAATTGAAAATGTACTTTATATGGTAGACACAACAATAACTTGAGGCCTATACTAATATGACAGCCAAATATTTTGTACAATTAACATTACGCCCGAGTTCCAGATAATGCATCTTCATATTATACAgcctaaaaaaattgatttcaaaagacGTATCACTAAGAATCGCCACACTCCACTCCACACAGAAGTCAAGTCCAGGTCTTCTCTGATATGGCATCCTCTAAATCTCATTTTATTGATGTATCCCTGAACTGACACTGGGGTTGGTTATTCACCAAGTAGTTGGGATCTACCAAGCATTAGTTTCAAACATAGTTAATACATTAAAACCTCATCATTTGCTGCAGCAGCTGTGAACCGGCCGTTTGTGACAATAGTTGTTCTGAACTTGGTGAAGGCCTTGTTAGAGTGTTGGTACCAATGGACATTCCAACCCCTTGTCGTACCATTTCTTTAGGGCTGTTTATGTTTGTTTCGACACGGGAGGCTTCCTTCAATATGCGTATCTGATGAAATCCCAGAAGAGAAAAATTGAgataaatgataaaaacaagAAATGGATCGAATACTTGAACAGATATGTCCAACTTACCATGTCCAGACGTTTCTTGTGAACATCACTTGATGATAactacaatattaaaaaaaaaaaaaaaaccatatggTTAaacgaaaatgaaaatttgaaagctAAATTAAACAGAGTGCTTCTTTTGAGAGGAGGGGAAGATTTTCTTACATTTTTGTTGTGGTTCTTCCACTCGTCACTTGAATATCCAGGAACGTTCAACTGCCAATTCTTCTCTGCACGTCCACAATTTATGATTGGTAAAGCTTTGTCTAATACTATAAGATTCAATATCATTACTACCAAACACGATGAATCAAGAAATTAGTAATCTAGAGCACTTTAGGTTGAATTATCACTAATGATAAAAACTTGGACAATCAAGTAGaatataaacaattaaattaacaaacaaaGCCTCAccagatttttttttcccttttttgttttgaaaaccATATGTTATGGCCAGTAAATAATAATCATGTGATGGTAAGAAAGTGACAAGTCAAGAAATCTAATCAAGGATCATTTGCTCTAAAGAGTCtgcaacttttttttaaaaaaagaaaaatggttgtCGGGTAAGAGCTTCCCATGAATAGCTtgatcaaataattaaataatgcaGAAATAAAATACTGTCATTTCACTTTGTTGGCAATAATTAAGGTGGCATTTTTCCCACTTCCTTCCCTGTATCTAGAATAGAATAGCTGAACATTTTTTCACTTTACCAATTAGCATATTCGCATTCAGAATTTTTTTCATTACCTCATAAATATCATGAATGAATTGACACTCGctaaaatctaaatttgaaATCACAAAAGGGGAACATATGCTGCTGATGCATGGTATTCAAGAAATCAAGTGTAAAAAAAAAGGACCTTGAGGAAAGTAGTACACACCTAAGTGCAGCAATAGATCTTTGGATTCTAAAGTTGAGGATTTTCGGTGTTTAGCCAGATTGCTTGAAAAGGTAGTAACCTGTattgcaataaagaaaaaaaaaatgtttcagaAGATAAACCATCCAATCACTGAGATGATAGTAGCTGATGAATGAGCCATGATCTTAACATGAATTATTAGGTACCCGTACctctatataaataatattgcAATAGAAGAAACATAATAATCAATCCACACAACTATGAAAATTATCCACCAAAAGGACCCCAAGCCATTCGACTTGATTTATTTGCATCATCAAAATGGTGAGATGGGCGCAATAATGAGAAATATTTCGATAAGAACGCGTGGATTTTAGAAAGACCTAAAAGTGTCCACGTCAGTGTCATAGTGGCAAGGTAATCTTTTTCTAATGTTCTCATGAGGGTTGATTCAcaggttttttttttggtgagaAAGAAGGGAGAATAATAAGCACAAGGGAGTATAGGCATTTCTATTAAACAGATAAATGACAGAGGAATAGACTGATCAGTCCAAACGAAGGCATACACCACTTCGTCCATTCATGGCTGACCACCTTGTTAAATAGGAAAAAGAATCCCAAAAATAGGGCCCTAAAAAGTTAATCAGGAGAAGAGGCATAGTAATTTatcataataacaaaatatcaagCCACTGCCAGTGAAAATATAATCTGCACCATGAGTGAGAAGGTGCTCTTATTCTGGACTTGTGGGGCTGTACTGGCTCATAACAGAGCGTGTTGCTCCATGATCGGGACAACATGTGTAATAATGAACAATACTCAAGGGTAAGGCTAAAGGCATGGAATATCAAACTACTACCGTCAGACgacttgagttttttttttatttgagtttAATTATAATCTTTCCTTTAACAACAATGATCAGAGAAATAGTTGAATAGTTTCAGATATAAGGAAGATGACAAATCATGCTGCACCAGAATCACTAAGTCAACAGAATGAATAAATACAGCAGCCTAAAATGAAATAGAATCAGAATGAACAAGAATTTGGACTTAGACGGATTACAAGAGAATAATGACctatatacatatacacataCACATGTACAAGTTTTTCATCCCAAAGTTTATCTCTGTAAAAGAAACTTCATACCAAAATCCAGATTATATATTCCAAAAAAACATAGCTTTCTGGCGATTAATGTATCATAGAATAGCATACTATTTTTGGGAAATGctcatatatatacacacacatacaaaCAAACACATGGAAGCTTTTTCATCCCAAAGTAAAAGAAACTTCATACCAAAATTCAGATTATATATTCCAAAAAAACATAGTTTTCTGGTGATTAATGTCATAGAATAGCATACTATTTTTGGGAAATGCTCCAACATGATCCTCTATGACGTTATGCAGATTTTTTTTAACTGACTTTCCATTGTAAATGTTTTGATATAATAGAACATAGTTCTTCAATAGTGAAGGACTGATTTCTTATGTGTACTGATATTGAATATTGCTTATGGCACATATGCACTTACTATCTTATGTGTAAGAAATTGGATGGAAACGTACAAAGAAGTATAAAAAAATAGTCATAGTACTAGGAGGTCTCACCGAATCAATAAAATCATCGGCAATCTCCAAGAGAAGATCTTCAACTTCAGGTTCCAGCTTTCCATGTGGGTCTACCTGTAGATATTCAAATTCAACTAAAGTGAGAACAGAATAAAAAAAGCATAGAAGCACATTGAAAACATACAGTATAAGAGATGTGATAAGTCTAGGCAGAACCTGTGAAACCAGATCTTGTATCTTTCTCTTCCCAAGGACTTGAGTGGCAGCCTCTGTCCCTTGGCTTGAACTTCCCCCAGGTGTACTAGCGCCAGATGCTGTGGCATCTGGATGTGATCCAGTCAAACTGAGAGATTTCTGGCCCGCAAGTGCAGCTATCCTAGGAGAATGCTGCTGATGCTGATGCAATACTGGTTGCAGTGATTGCTGTGGTGATGCTTGTTGAAGTAGCTGCTGTTGTTGATGAAGTGGCTGCTGTTGTAGCTGTTgctgtggttgctgttgttgtGACTGAGGTTGCTGCTGTTGCTGTTGATGCTGTTGATGCAGCTGTTGATGTCCCATGGACGACTGTTGCTGTACAAGCTGAGGAAACTGTTGAGGGTTCAAGGACATGTTGTTTGGATGCAATTGACTAGATGAAGCCAGTTGCTGCTGTAACAGGGCTTGTTGCCTCTGTTGAAGACGAAATGAAGGTGAGCCAGGGGTAGACATTGATGGCATTTGCTTCAGCCACTGTTGCTGTTGCAAAGAGTTCTGCATCATGGTTGGCTGCCCATTCTGAGCCAAATTGGTCAATTGTTGATTCATAAAAGCAAGATTTGCCATTCTCGGTAAGTTCTGAACCtgcaatttaataaaattgactGGATGTCACAATCATGCCTACAATTTTACAGTTACTAGTAGCtacacaaaaaacaaaatagcaaGATTGCAGATTAAGATTATCAAATCAAATTAGCATATTAACCTATCCATTAAAGTAATAAAGTGATACTGCAGTTACTGCTATACCAAAGTTGAGCGGATTGAGTTAGAGAACATGACAGACAAATCAGCAATGATGACAATAAATAGATTTATACCATGTACCAAAATCAAAAAGGAAAGTGAGCACCACTTGAAATTAGAGACGCGTACTGATAAATATGTTTGTATGTCCTATGGGTATTATTTGTAATGCAATGAATGTTCAGCATTACAAAAATAAGTTCTATAAGATAAAAGCCAGAGTACTACACTTCTATTAGAgataataaactaatatcttTGATGAATTGCATAAATGATATCCAACCAATCACCAAAGAAACCAAACAAAGCATTAATCTTCCCTGGTTCAAATTTGGCATCTAACAATTCTAATATAGAAAGAAAAGCCCAGAGCCATTATTGTAATAATGAACATTAGATACAGAGCAAAGATGCATTGCCAATAACCTGTGGAGACGTGAGCGAACTTTGTTGAGATAATTGCTGCCTTATTTGACCTTGGTTTATTCTCTGTTGGGTATATGACGAAGCAAGGCCATTAGCTCTTAGCTGTGAGGTCAAATTCATTGACCCAATCATCCCCATTGCTTGAATTCCTTGCAAAGCTTGCCCATGAGAGTTACTCGACTGAAATTGCGGACCCTGGACTAACCCAGCTTTCTGCTTCGACTATCAAAATGTTCGGTTTCagtgaaaatgaaaaaacaaaatatatttaactTGATTTCTAATGTCAACAAATTAAGAACTTAGAATTGTAATTAAACAATAGAAGGCAACTACTGAGGCATAACCCATCACCAAAGTGCCAACGTCATGCCTAGAAAGTTCCTCAATTCCACTTCAAATATACAAAAAACGAATTCACAATACTGTCTAACAACATCCCAACACCAAAGTTGCATCAATACCAATTTTAAACCAGCAAGTGCCAAGAATTCAGTACATACCGAAGCCAGTAATTGTGACTGCAAATTATACTGAGCCGTTCCAGACAACATGGGCAAATGGTTTCCCTGACCAATTAATGCAGACCGCGACAGATTCCCAGTTCCCATTTGCTGTTGTTGGTTCGGCTGTTGCTGCTGTTGCTGCTGCTGGTTTGTAGAAGGCCCACCAAAATTCATCTGACCGTAAAGTGCTGATTGCTGTCTCATCATCCCAaactgctgctgctgctgctgtgGTTGCATTTGGTTCAACCGAGACATTGATGGGGACCGCTGTAAAGCCTGCTGGATTTGGAAATTCGTCATCGCACTCGCATTCTGAGGTTGTTGCACCAATTGCTGTGAATGTTGCTGTtgctgttgttgttgttgttgctgctgctgctgctgctgctgcagAGGTTTTTGCTGGTAATCCAATCCAACCGCAGGACtcagctgttgttgttgctgttgATTTTGCGGGAGAGAGATGTGCGAAAGAGGAGGAGAAGAGATTTGAGATAGCGAATGTAAGTGGTCAATCGAAGGAGATTGAGCAAGCGCAGAAGGCGATGGAATGGGAGGATTTACAGAGGAATTTGatggatttgatgaattttGTGGAATAGCGGTGGTTGAAGGTTGAACTTGCGGTTGTTGCTGCGGCGGCGGTGGGGAAGGGTCCATCGGATTCGGTTGAACCGGTCTTGGCGACGAAGTACTGTCTGCCATTGAAATTGAAGGCTGAACAAAGATGAAGATACTAATTCATGGTAGAAATTGTATCAGAAATTGCAGAGAAACAGGTGAATCCGGAGGGGAGAAGGAAAGAGGAACGGGGAAGAGAGGGCGGAGGAAGAACAAAGTGTTCGAAGAACGATCAGTAGGATTTGTACACGTCATCTGATGGACCGCTTTACGGGTGGgtcatatataattttttgtgCAAATGGGTTCAGTCAATACACGTGGATTGCTCCTTTACGTTCGATGGGAGCGTACGATTGATTACTGTGAGTGCTCCCGCATGGGATcatgtaattaattgatttccTAATTCACCTACCTGatcaaagattaaaaatatcgatatggaaattttaattttacggacatattgataaaatatacaaATCAACAAATATTTTGTAAGTCacgaaatttataaaatttattaagattagtaattaagttattttactCCAAAACTAAATTATGGATATTATTATTAGTAGTCATATTCATATTGAACGAAATAGAAGACATTTTTATACTTTATTAGCATGTATGAAAGATATTAGAGATATTCATAGATATTTAATATCGATCTTGAATCATTCTATTTATGGATATATCGACATATCTACGGATATTTTCATCCTTGATCCTAATGAATGATATTTTCgtatatattgaatatattttttcttcccctatcttttaaaaaataagggtaataatagtttcttttctttttagttttcttaCGACTAAAACGAGTATAATTCAATTGCCctaaaaaaattctcaattaTCTTAAAAATTGTACTATTGCTTTGAggtcaaatatttgattttttcatGTTACATATATtggagaataaataaataaaaagagagaagatgagTTTATGGTTAAATAACACTTCGATCCCATCTAATTGTTTAGCCATTTACTTAAGTTTGTAATAGGTCAAAGTGAAcataattaattgtatttggcATATACTCCTCTCATTGAGTTTGGAAGTACTCATTTCTATACCTCTACTGGTTGTTTAAAAAGAAACCAACCGATTAGTATCCCTAAACTTTTGGGAATGAACGTGAataaatttagttcttaaattgaCATTTTAGTCTAGTAATTTGATTTAAGATAGGTTAATCcatttaaagatattttatgaaaatcaagCATTAATAGCTTTAAAGTAAAATCCTAATGGAGAGTTTAAGTGCATATagtgattttgaaaagattgaaatcacttttgttatatatatatatataaaaaaaaaaaattgaaacacaTATTTAGTCACCTAAATTTAATTcagtatttaattttacatttttaaatgtaattctcatatcatcaaatttggttttgaatgattaaaaacatatttaaaagtagttttgaaatgacaaatgattttaactatttagaatcactcccaaacatgtTGTGAAAGTTTAAGCTTTCATTGTATTAAATGAGGTAATAGGAAATTTAGGAATATGAATTGATTTTCCTTCAAAACAATTGTATGGTTGATTTTAGTATGTAGCAATTTAGTCaatatactttaaattttgtaacaatttagtcgaACAACAAGACAACAAGTAGAAGTAGTGATCCAGAAATTTTATTGACGGACgactttatataatttagtaaaataaATGTAATGAGTGAGACTTGAACCTAGGTTTAAAGGGGGGCGAAAGACAGAGTTATCACGGGCTAATTAGTGGTTTTGATACTATGCCAAAGCATAAAGTTGAAGGGGCTGAGCTGATACTAAATCCTCCCCTATAGGGAAGAGGAGTGATGACAGTCAACAGTTGAAGCAAGGGTGAAGGTGAAGCAAGGATTTTGGCTGGCTAATGAAAGAACGGAATTCTTGCTTGCAAGATCTTTATAGCTATTTCTTAAGCTTAAtcacaaattaaaaagaatggCAATATCAAGAAACAATAGCAGATGGTAAAAGGCATTCATACATCTTAAGAATGGTCATTGACGCTGCTCTGTTTTCTCCAGTAATCTTGTCAAGCATCCTTTCCAATCTGAAACTTGTTCATTTCCATTGGCTACCTGTTGTGATATACAAGGAACACAAAATTTGAGATTACAATATAGTCAGGAGAGATGCAGcagaagaaaagaaactatTCAAACCATTAGATGTGGTCAAGGTCAATATCCTGCAGGACCCCATTTTagatttctatttctatttcaatGCGAGTGAGTTTGGAATGACTtttgaaaatagtatttttttcaAACTTCTCATTGTATATTTTTTGACTTAGTATTCTAAATAGCTttagaattttcaaaaacatttttagtTATCCCAAATGCTATCCTTTTTTTTCATTGATGTATGTAAGCTTTTAAGTAAGCACACTTCATAACTATCTCGCCGAATACTTGCTTGACTCTACTACATTTGGTAGTAAAGTACCTGACAGAATACTAAATCCTAAGTAGATGACCGATATGGTTTGCAATCATTCCCTCCAAACCTATTAATTTTGACCTATAAGAACtttaaaaagtgattttatAAGATTCGAAATACTTTTCATCGTTGCAAAAATCCTCTCAAATTT
This region includes:
- the LOC120085342 gene encoding transcription initiation factor TFIID subunit 12b isoform X1, giving the protein MADSTSSPRPVQPNPMDPSPPPPQQQPQVQPSTTAIPQNSSNPSNSSVNPPIPSPSALAQSPSIDHLHSLSQISSPPLSHISLPQNQQQQQQLSPAVGLDYQQKPLQQQQQQQQQQQQQQQQHSQQLVQQPQNASAMTNFQIQQALQRSPSMSRLNQMQPQQQQQQFGMMRQQSALYGQMNFGGPSTNQQQQQQQQPNQQQQMGTGNLSRSALIGQGNHLPMLSGTAQYNLQSQLLASSKQKAGLVQGPQFQSSNSHGQALQGIQAMGMIGSMNLTSQLRANGLASSYTQQRINQGQIRQQLSQQSSLTSPQVQNLPRMANLAFMNQQLTNLAQNGQPTMMQNSLQQQQWLKQMPSMSTPGSPSFRLQQRQQALLQQQLASSSQLHPNNMSLNPQQFPQLVQQQSSMGHQQLHQQHQQQQQQPQSQQQQPQQQLQQQPLHQQQQLLQQASPQQSLQPVLHQHQQHSPRIAALAGQKSLSLTGSHPDATASGASTPGGSSSQGTEAATQVLGKRKIQDLVSQVDPHGKLEPEVEDLLLEIADDFIDSVTTFSSNLAKHRKSSTLESKDLLLHLVLDKALPIINCGRAEKNWQLNVPGYSSDEWKNHNKNLSSSDVHKKRLDMIRILKEASRVETNINSPKEMVRQGVGMSIGTNTLTRPSPSSEQLLSQTAGSQLLQQMMRF
- the LOC120085342 gene encoding transcription initiation factor TFIID subunit 12b isoform X3, with protein sequence MADSTSSPRPVQPNPMDPSPPPPQQQPQVQPSTTAIPQNSSNPSNSSVNPPIPSPSALAQSPSIDHLHSLSQISSPPLSHISLPQNQQQQQQLSPAVGLDYQQKPLQQQQQQQQQQQQQQQQHSQQLVQQPQNASAMTNFQIQQALQRSPSMSRLNQMQPQQQQQQFGMMRQQSALYGQMNFGGPSTNQQQQQQQQPNQQQQMGTGNLSRSALIGQGNHLPMLSGTAQYNLQSQLLASSKQKAGLVQGPQFQSSNSHGQALQGIQAMGMIGSMNLTSQLRANGLASSYTQQRINQGQIRQQLSQQSSLTSPQVQNLPRMANLAFMNQQLTNLAQNGQPTMMQNSLQQQQWLKQMPSMSTPGSPSFRLQQRQQALLQQQLASSSQLHPNNMSLNPQQFPQLVQQQSSMGHQQLHQQHQQQQQQPQSQQQQPQQQLQQQPLHQQQQLLQQASPQQSLQPVLHQHQQHSPRIAALAGQKSLSLTGSHPDATASGASTPGGSSSQGTEAATQVLGKRKIQDLVSQVDPHGKLEPEVEDLLLEIADDFIDSVTTFSSNLAKHRKSSTLESKDLLLHLEKNWQLNVPGYSSDEWKNHNKNLSSSDVHKKRLDMIRILKEASRVETNINSPKEMVRQGVGMSIGTNTLTRPSPSSEQLLSQTAGSQLLQQMMRF
- the LOC120085342 gene encoding transcription initiation factor TFIID subunit 12b isoform X2, which encodes MADSTSSPRPVQPNPMDPSPPPPQQQPQVQPSTTAIPQNSSNPSNSSVNPPIPSPSALAQSPSIDHLHSLSQISSPPLSHISLPQNQQQQQQLSPAVGLDYQQKPLQQQQQQQQQQQQQQQQHSQQLVQQPQNASAMTNFQIQQALQRSPSMSRLNQMQPQQQQQQFGMMRQQSALYGQMNFGGPSTNQQQQQQQQPNQQQQMGTGNLSRSALIGQGNHLPMLSGTAQYNLQSQLLASKAGLVQGPQFQSSNSHGQALQGIQAMGMIGSMNLTSQLRANGLASSYTQQRINQGQIRQQLSQQSSLTSPQVQNLPRMANLAFMNQQLTNLAQNGQPTMMQNSLQQQQWLKQMPSMSTPGSPSFRLQQRQQALLQQQLASSSQLHPNNMSLNPQQFPQLVQQQSSMGHQQLHQQHQQQQQQPQSQQQQPQQQLQQQPLHQQQQLLQQASPQQSLQPVLHQHQQHSPRIAALAGQKSLSLTGSHPDATASGASTPGGSSSQGTEAATQVLGKRKIQDLVSQVDPHGKLEPEVEDLLLEIADDFIDSVTTFSSNLAKHRKSSTLESKDLLLHLVLDKALPIINCGRAEKNWQLNVPGYSSDEWKNHNKNLSSSDVHKKRLDMIRILKEASRVETNINSPKEMVRQGVGMSIGTNTLTRPSPSSEQLLSQTAGSQLLQQMMRF